CGAGCTGTCCCTGCCCGTGTCCCCGCGTGCAGCCCAGTtctgggggaggaggaagtgTGCGACGGGTGGGCGGCTGCTTTAAAAGCGAAACCCTGCCTGTATGCAGGACTGGGACGTGGGACACCGCCTGGCCGCACTGCAGGGTCAGTGCAAGGGAGCATGGCTCTTTGGGCACCAGGGTCTCCTGGGAACACGGCTGTGGCGCCAGACTCGTGCTGAGGGTACAGGGATGCAATGTGCAGTACAGGGATGCCAGTAGGTCCCCAGGCATTGTTCCTGCCCCTCTGTGCTCATGTTGCAGAGCTCTGGCCCTGCCCTGCCACAAGAGCACCAACAAGGCCTCCCATCGGGCGGCGCAGggcccaggaggcagcaggagccacagagcagggctcagcagggcCGGGCAtacagctctgccagcagcaccaggtggcactgcagcagggctctgggcCCAGCTGAGAGGCCCCGGTGGGAAGGCCTGGCCTGCTCGGGAGGGACGagtgctgccagccaggaggCTGCCATTCCTCCTGGCAGCGGCACACAGAAGCATGGAGCCATAGGCGGTACAGGACCCACAGCATTGCCAAGCACATGGCGTGGTAGCACACATGCCAGCCAGGGACAGGCAGTGCTTGCCCCCTGACCAGCACCTGCTGAGGCAGCGCAATGAGCCCAGAGGCAGGAAAGGCCCTCAAGGCAGTGGTTGTGCTGCTTCTGAGGGACACTGTGCAGGTGGCAGTGGGGCAGCTGCCATCCGTGCCTGCTCTGGCTCTGTGGCAGTGGGGAGCACCAGGCCGGCCACCTCACTGGCAGAATCTCTGCAGCAAAACAACTTGTTGTCTGCTCCTGTGTCCAATCACAGACTGATGGAGGCAaaaagggacctctggggatggaACAGCGCAACCCCACTGCTTGAGCAGGGCCCACAAAAACACACTGTCACATTTCTATGTCTCAGAGCATGGAGCCTCGCAGACATAGTGCTGCAGGGCCTGGCATCCCTCGTGCTAAACAAGCGTTGTGTGATATGGGTAAAGGGAACTTCCCATGTTTCCctttgtgcctgttgcctccTGTCCTGACCCTTGAGAATTGAAAGAAGGGAGTGCGGCCCCTCTCCTGACAAGGagccagggctgagcacagggGGAGAGGAGACTGCATGGGAGCAGGGCACAAAGCAGGTGGGGAATGACCGTCCTCATGCCACAGCTGTTCATGGTGGGCCTCAAGGTCTCCCAGCTCTGTGTCTGTGAAGGGCAGCATGAGGAAGACTCCTTCATAAAGACCTTCCTCCCCAGAACCCCCAGTGAAAGGGATTAGTGGTTTCTTCTAAGACCTGTGGGCTGTGCTTATTTGTTCCTCCATTATCGCGGTACATGTTCTGGGGAAACAACTGCTAGTTTCTCACAGCATTTTTACGGATAtgtttcctctctgcctctgtGTGTGAAGGTTAAACTGGGTATGACCTGCAGCCACTTCCAAGACACTGTGGAGCCTTTGGCTTGTCTGATTGTCCATTATACGATGTCTCTTGTTTCAGAGGGAGCTCTTTACCATGTGTCCTCTTCCCACCCACAACAGAGGTGTCCTCAGAAGAGGAGCTCCTACCAGCAAGCGCAGGGTGAGAGTCAGCTTACGCCAGTTTCCTTATCAAAACGTCTGTGAAAAGGCTGTGAATTTGTGAGGAGATACATCCATGTACAGTTATCATCTGAATGTCtgtaactgttttccttttctgtccttttccgTTTGTATGTCGCCCCACGAGTTTGTTTACAGCTCTCTCCTGCATTGCACACTGGGGGCAGGGGCGGAGTGAGCAAACGGCCgggtgctgctcagctgcctgccgGGTGAAACCACAGCGTGTGGCAGCGTGCCTGCACCTGTGTGCTTGTGGGACACGCGGTCCTTGTTATCCTtcccctgcagtgcagcagtccTGGGAGCCATCCCACCTCATCTCCATGAGCTTTCCCACTCTTCCTGTTGTTTCCCCAGTGCCAAGCGCCAAGGGGGGTGTCTCTGAAATCCAGGTATGCCCCACAGCCCCTAGGGAAGGCTGATAGACTCAGGAAGAGGAGCCAAGGCCGGAAGTGAGTTTCCACACAGATTTTGGGTTTTAATAAAGAAGAGATACTCATAAGGAAagagttacagaaaataattttgaaaaagctgaCAAGCTGTTGCGTTGCAGGTGCAGGAAGGAGAATGGAGCAGTTTGCTACTATTCTGCAGTGCCAGGCAGGGAGTGGTGATACTGCCAAGGCCACAGCCACCCGATTTTGCAGAGAGAGGCTCCTGTTCCAGCCACGTCCCTAGGCCCTGCTCACAGAGATGTCGCCAGTGCTCTGACACCAGCGTCATCGTAGCCCATGTCCTCAGGGGTCTGTACCAAGGCATCCCTCGTATGGAGAGAGGGGGGCACCTCTGGCACAGTCATAGCATCATCATAGCCATgcgaggggctgtgctggggctgggcaggggagTCTGTTGGAGACAAGGAGGGGCCGGTGGTGAAGACACAGCCAGGAGGGGCTGCGTGCCCTTGCCTCCCCATCTGCGCTGTTTGGCTGCGTCCCCCTCAGATGGATGCCTGGTGCTTTTCTGTCCTCACCGTGCACGTCTGTGCCTGTGTCCCTACCTGGGGACACCTGGAGGTCATTCTCCTCAGTGCCATCCCTGGGGTGATCTGCCATCTTTGTTGCTGAGCCTTGGGACAGGGAGcctggaggggaggaagggcGTTGTGGACATGAtaggggatggggacagccccAGGCCACGGGGACCATCCCGCTCTtacctgtgctgctgggcacctcCTGGTACTCGGGCATCAGGCTGTAGTCAAGCTCCTCATACACAACCTCAGAGGCAGCATCCTTACTGGGGCCTGCAAGGCAGCACGCATGGCACCGGTGTCCCCGATGTCTCCAAGGTGCTGCCCCGTGGTGGGGGACCCTCAGAGCAGTGCCCACCTTGGCACTGGGCTCGTGCACGCTGTGCCTGCACAGCCAGGGCGACCAgggccaggcacagcagcatccccaggatCACGCACAGCACCATGAGTGCTGACGTGCTCCTTGGTGCTGCCATcagtggggcagtgctgtgggtgagagctgtggggcagtgaTGGGAAGCGTGAGGCCCCGTGGGGATCCCATGGCAGCAGTTAGAGGACAGTGAGCATGGACAGAGCCATCTGGTGAGGTGACTCTGTCCTGGCAGCTGCtacctggggctgggctggtggCCTCACTTCTGTCACTGGTGTCCTCTTCACATGCGATGTGGGTGATGCCAGTGGGATCAcattcctgcagctgccagggtGCCGAGGGGCAGTGCCAGAGCAAGCGGGCCCCCTCCTCACAACTCACCCAGCTCAGCCAGGCAGGATCTGAGCCCTGTGCAGGGACAGCCTCCAGCCTCCCCCCTGTGCCGCATCCCAGCTGGTGGCAGACAGCAGTGGCCGTGGCGGGGCTGGTGCCATTGGCGCAAACACGACCCCATGTCCCCTCATGCAGCACCTCGAGGTACCcactgcatctgctgctttcccctgtCAGCCGCAGGTCCAGCAGCCCTGCAACGAGGTCAAAGGATCACTGCACCCTGAGTGTGGAGGGGCTGCTCCCATCCAGAGGGATGGTGGCACTCACCTGAGCACACAgcacctgcactgctgccatgCTTGCAGCCACGCTCCAGGGGGGCCGGGCAGTGCCAAAGAGCATCCTCCATcccagagcagcccccagcacccagccacaGTGTCCCAGTGCCAGGCCCAAAGCGCTCAGAGCCAGGAGCCTCCAGGGCCCATCCGCAGCCCAGCTGGCGGCAGACGACGGTGGCATCCTGCAGGGTCCATGTGTCCTGGCAGATGGTGCCCCATGTGCCCCTGCTGTACACCTCCACCCTGCCGGCGCAGCGCCCGGGGcctcctgccagcctcagccgCCGGCTTCCTGCATGGTAGGGTCGGGCTGCGTCTGGGGTTGGCAGTGTGATGCCCATGGCCTTTCCCGGTGCACAAACCTGAGCACGCAATGGCCAACTCCTCATGGCTGTGACTGGTCTTGGTGGTCATCCCCGAGGCATTACAGTGTGCCAGGAGCTCCTCGGTGCCATCACAgcgcagctcctgcagctccatggggcCTGAGCCAGTGGCCAGTGCAGCATAGATTTTCTCAGGCACACCGCAGCCTAGCTCCTGGCAGGCCACGGTGGCAGTGCCATTGTCCCACATCCCCACAGACACACGGGCCCAGACACCAGGGCGCATGGCCACCTCCAGCCGTCCGTCGCACTGGCTCTCCCCACCGTGGAACCGCAGGGGCTCAGTGACACCTGCAACAGCCATGTTGTGCTGTGGGGATGGGCACTGCTCCTGACCTGCTGGGGCTCCCCACAGTCCCCACACCCACCTGAGCAGTTGATGGCAGCGGTGTGCCCGTGGGGGCAGgggggctgccccagcacctccaCAGGGCACTCGCCTGGGTGCCGCTCACTCCCCCTACAGCTGAAGGCATCGTGGAGcagtgtccctgtccctgtcccaaATTGGCCTGGTGGGGGCAGGGAGACAGCGGAACCACAGCCCAGGTGGCGGCAGAGGACGTGGGCGTCATGCAGGTCCCAGGCAGTGGCACACAGCGGCCTCCACACCCCTCGTGCTTCCACTTCCACTCGCCCAGTACATTCTGAGCCTCCGTCTGCCAGCTGGAACCGAGTGtaggctgcagcagagagagggtGCTGGAGTTGGAGGAGCGAGGGACCCCTGGGGACCCCACACTGCACAGGGCTGATGCAGCCCTACAGCACCAGTGCTTACGGGTGCAGATGATGGCAGCAGGTTGAGTGCAGTTCTTGATGTGGGAAGGCCGCCGTGTGCAAGCAGACAGGAGCGGCTCAGTGCCATTGCACTCGAAGGCACCGTCCCAGAATGGCCCCGCTGCTGCTCCAAAATGCCCGGTCCCGGGAAGGGGCAGTGCTGtactgcagcccagctccctgcagatgACCTGGGCGGCCATGAGGTCCACGTGGCCGTGGCAGACGCTGACCCAGGCGCGGCCCTGCCGCACCTCCAGCTGCCCCGAGCAGGCGCTGTCCCCTCCGGCCAGCCGGGAGAACCCTGCCGGGAGAGGTGGGCTGCTGAGATGGGGGACATGAGCGTTGGGCTCCCTGTGGTGCCGCATGCCCCTGGCTCTCACCTTGGCATTCCACAGAGGTGTTATAATCACGAGGGACACTGTAGGGACCCCAACCCTTAATGCTGCAGTCCCAGATGGCCTTCTCATTCCCATTGCAGTTGACATAAGCCAACATCAGGGGACTGCTGAACTGAGAATCTCGCCAGGTAAACTTGGTGTCAGTGGCTGATCCGCaacccagctgctggcacaccACCTCAGCATCATTCATGTTCCAGTTATCATCAGCAACTGTGCCCCAGCGTCCCCGCAGTTTCACCTCCACTCTCCCCTCACAGGGTCCCCTGCCATCCACCAGCCGCAGCTCCAGTGCCTCTGCATCAGGGACCAAACTCAGCCCCGGCCAGGGGTCCTGACACAGTGTTTCCATTCCAGCCACCCCAGCTCACCTGTGCAGATCACTCCCACGTCCCACTCATGGCCACAGAAGTGATTGCCCCAGCCAAAGTTGGGGCAGTCCTGCAGGGTGGCCTCAGTGCCGCGGCAGAACACGGGGTGCAGCCAGATGCGTCCCTTGCCCTGCCCGAATGGGGCATATGGGGACGCATGGGCCACTgtgccacagcccagctgccgGCACACCACGCTGGCCCCTCGTGCATCCCAGTCGAAGTCATAGCTGCAGACGGAGCCCCATTCGCCCTTGTGCTTCACCTCCACCCGACCGGCACAGCGCCCACCGCCATCCACCAGCCGCAGCACCTCGCTGCCTGTGGGCACCAGGAGAGGTGGCTGTGCATTGGGGGTGACCATCCTATGGCTGCAaccctgcccctctgcttccccccTGTCCTCTggccaccccctgccccacaaCTCACCCATGCAGAACTGCACgcagaggagcagccccagcaccctggCAGGCACCATCATGCCACACAGGCTCAGCCCAGAGCCTGGGACAGGGAGGGGGAGATATAGGCAGCCCCTGTTGGCAGGAGCCAATGGGGACGGCGATGTACAGTGGGAGCCGTTATCAGCAGGTTtatctgctgcctgccagggcCCATCCTCCAATAACCTGCTTCATGCCCAAATATGAGGCTTGTCTCCGCTTCTGTCGTCACAGAGCCCCAACAAGGGGGCTCACTGCCTGCATGTCCTCGAGGGGAGCCAGCCTGCCCAGATGCTGTGTGTccctgcactggggctggggctggggctgtgtcCATGCGGAGTGGGTCCCCTCAGGGACAAGTGTGACCCCATACAGGGCCTCCATATGTACCCTAGTTCCCTCCCCATTATTGTGGGGTCCTAGAGCTGCCATTGAGGTTCCCCAGGCAGCAGTGGGGTAAATAAGGTCCCCATGCTGGCCAGGACATGCGCAAGAGGGCCATGCCTGGGCCCTTGCATCAGCGGGTGGGACATGGCACTGCCTGCATATGGGCACACACTGGCCCCATAACCgctctgcagcccaggcaggAGGACGTGCGTTCCCCCACATGGGGACCCGGTGTCAACACCGACCACATGCATCTGCCATGCCACCTGCACAGTCTTGGGAGCAGTCATGGGAGTCATCCCACCTCATCTCCATGAGCTTTCCcactctttcttttgtttccccCATGCGCAGAGCTGATGGGGATGTCTCTGAAATCCAGCTTTGCCCCACGGCCCTGGGCATCCCATGTGTGGGGAGGGGTAGACACCTCTGCATGGGGTCCCatgctgtatgggaactgctgagtcatggcctgaaccactgattgagcatctggaggaaagacccagtcagccctgggagcacagctgaagtCAATTCACTGTGcgaccagaaggggtggagcctggctcttaggcctcatttaagggctgactgccctgTGGAGGGATTTTTTCTTGAAGGTCTCTCTTTGGTGAGTGCCTTTCCCTGTGAGCCCAGAATCTTCCGATCCAGGTGTGCActctattttccttccacctttttttgTGGCGCTATTTCCATCACATTTGTTCTTCTGATCGCTACATTTGGCAAGACAGGCAGGCCTCAATATTGAAATGGCTTTGCTTTTGAATATCTTGAAGTGGGCTTAGGGGGAGAACATCGTCCCTCTAGATAAAACCTTGCCAGTGCACatcccaggatttctgggttCACCCTTTTATGAATTGGCAGCCATAATTGAAAACTGGCTCCCTTGGGGGatagtggaaatatttccatatcACCATCTGGCAtggcaaattatttttatggatAAGATAAAAATATCCTGGTTATGAACGATCGCTGACTGGCTGTGTCCACTGTGGCATGACCCCTATTAATGGCTCTAAATCGTGCAGAACTTTCAAATGATACTTTAGAAAACGGGAACCTTCTACTGCGTGATTGCATTGAGAAAATCGAGCAAGAGCTTGGCCTACTGATGGGGAGAAAATGAAGTCCAACTTTCCCCTTAAAGGGAGTTTGGAatattgttttggaaaatactcagggcCCTGAACCAGGTGACCTGAGTAGTCCAATGGGGAAAATCTCAGGATCGGATCTCGAAGCCCCATCCTTTGTGATCTGACCTGTAGTGatgcataaaaacaaaaaagatacaggatagaccagcaggggtgccccctgcccaaacccatcCCCATGTAACAGCTCGCCCCTATACGGTGtctgaattgatggatttggtgTGACAATTTTGGTAGAAACCATGGGGAAGTGTACTGGcttggtgtcatggttttatgattttcggttattggtattccacatcataacatcatgtagtggacatacctagttctcagaagagaaggactactacagtccccacggtactttgctcctttgttaccattttccagccggagggaaaagatagaagctcgcagtataaaaacttgcagatcacgagaccttgtcccttttttccgccgtctctcgtcttggcagcacctcgctctccagccgtcttatcgtcgatagtagagtaaggcctaccttgattttgggacattctctctctctgtattggatttatcagcttaaattgtaattatattgtattatagtgtgttgttttgcattccgatattttatttagtaaattagtttgtttctcctcagattgttgccgctgttctttgctctcggggccatctccctacccttttcccctttccccttttcccgggacgtgggcccttgggtcccccgtcccctttgtcatggaattgggcctaacgcccgtaaaccgttgacacttgGTTACTCTGattatgggacatgggggcagagaGTGTTATGGTCAATGGACCAGAAGTTTCCAAGCTCGCATCCATTACCTCACACCCTGCCCTCAGACAAAGACCGTATGCCACTGTGCAACACAATGAAGAGAATCATACCCTAATGGATTGGTTGATGGCGGCATGCCGTATCACCTGGCCTAATAAGGCCGATATCCCGGTGCATGCAGGTttatggtcctccatggaggacctccaAACGTATATTTGtgagctaggaatgaaagaggccGTTTACGAGGAAGCCTTTGAAAGTCCTGATTTAGTAAAATTCTTGCCCGGAATGAGGGACctaattttacagcaggcaCCCTCTCACCATCATGGCACACTGTTATCTATATTGAACCCCCTAGTGGCCTCAGAGGCCATTGTTCAGCGGGCCACCcagttggtggctgatctggggGAGACAGAGCGCTTAAGGGCAAGGTGTAATATTAGgacagtggaaggggctgaggtatatccagtaataaaaactagaaaaactgccccacagacaccctgATCAGGCCCCTTACGGTTATCCcgtaaacagatgtttaatgacctCGTACAGGCCggggtggcttttgctaaaatcgATCGCCAACCTAatcttgttttgcttcagtTATGGAAGCAACAAAGGGAAgatcaaaaatttcaaagtaccTCCAAAAGGACAGGGGTACGAATAATTGAACgaataccagaaaatacttggaacctAGAGGACTTTATAGACTACAATACCAAAGCAGCTGGAGGAGTTCTTGGGTATATTGGGATATTGGTGTTCCTTTGTACCTCATTTCGCGCAGCTGCTGGGACCGTTATATAGACTCACAAAGAAGGGGCAACTatgggactgggggagaacGGAACACGAGGCTttccaacaggcaaaactggcagttaaacaagcccaggtGCTGGCTATATTTGATCCtaccctcccagctgaattgGATGTTCATGTCACTCGGGACGGGGTTGTCATGTCActttggctggggcctgtggcaACGCCAGAGTtctgctgagtcatggcctgaaccactgattgagcacctggaggaaaaacgaagtcagccctgggagcacagctgaaggcaattcacctgtgtgaccagaaggggtggagcctggctctacccctcttaggcctcatttaagggccgactgcccctgaggaaggatctcttcttGGAGGTCTCTCCTTGGTGAGTGACTTTCCCTGTGAGCCCAGAATTTTCTGATCCAGGTGAGCActctattttccttccaccttttttttaatgctatttccattgcgttagtcaTTCTGATTGCTACACATGTGATGTTTGGTGGGAGCAGTTATCAGCAGGGTTATCTGCTGCCTGTTGGGGCCCAGCCTCCAATAACCTGCTTTCTGCCCAAATATGAGACTTGTCTCCACTTCTGGCGTCACATAGCCCCAACAAGGGGGCTTTCTGCCTGCATGTCCCTGTGGTGAGCCAGCCTGCCCAGGTGCTGTGTGTCCCTGAGCTGGGACTGGGGCAGTGTCCATGCAGAGTGGGTCCCCACAGGAACAGGAGTGATCCTAAACAGGGCTTCCCTCTGCACCTTAGTGCCCAGCTCATTGTGGTGGGGTCCTAGAGCTGCCTTTGAGGTCCCCCAGGCTGCAGTGGGGTGAATAAGGTCCCCATGCTGGTGTGGACATGCACAAGAGTGCCATGCCAGGCCCCTCACATGAGCCAGTGCATGAGCCAATGCACTGCCTGCATCTGGGCAGACACAGTCCCTGTGCTTGTCCTGCAGCATGAGCAGGACgggatgttttcttctgcatgggGATCCAGTGTGAACAGCAACTGCATGCAGCTGCCATACCACCTGCACCTAGGTGATACATTGCATAAAGTGTTGCTATTTGATTCCAGCCTGTAGCATGCTGGAAGGGGTCCCGCTCCCCTGCTTTGGTATCGCTGTGCCAGGAGAAGAC
This Numida meleagris isolate 19003 breed g44 Domestic line unplaced genomic scaffold, NumMel1.0 unplaced_Scaffold351, whole genome shotgun sequence DNA region includes the following protein-coding sequences:
- the LOC110391333 gene encoding antigen WC1.1-like isoform X2, yielding MMVPARVLGLLLCVQFCMGSEVLRLVDGGGRCAGRVEVKHKGEWGSVCSYDFDWDARGASVVCRQLGCGTVAHASPYAPFGQGKGRIWLHPVFCRGTEATLQDCPNFGWGNHFCGHEWDVGVICTEALELRLVDGRGPCEGRVEVKLRGRWGTVADDNWNMNDAEVVCQQLGCGSATDTKFTWRDSQFSSPLMLAYVNCNGNEKAIWDCSIKGWGPYSVPRDYNTSVECQGFSRLAGGDSACSGQLEVRQGRAWVSVCHGHVDLMAAQVICRELGCSTALPLPGTGHFGAAAGPFWDGAFECNGTEPLLSACTRRPSHIKNCTQPAAIICTPYTRFQLADGGSECTGRVEVEARGVWRPLCATAWDLHDAHVLCRHLGCGSAVSLPPPGQFGTGTGTLLHDAFSCRGSERHPGECPVEVLGQPPCPHGHTAAINCSGVTEPLRFHGGESQCDGRLEVAMRPGVWARVSVGMWDNGTATVACQELGCGVPEKIYAALATGSGPMELQELRCDGTEELLAHCNASGMTTKTSHSHEELAIACSGSRRLRLAGGPGRCAGRVEVYSRGTWGTICQDTWTLQDATVVCRQLGCGWALEAPGSERFGPGTGTLWLGAGGCSGMEDALWHCPAPLERGCKHGSSAGAVCSGLLDLRLTGESSRCSGYLEVLHEGTWGRVCANGTSPATATAVCHQLGCGTGGRLEAVPAQGSDPAWLSWVSCEEGARLLWHCPSAPWQLQECDPTGITHIACEEDTSDRSEATSPAPALTHSTAPLMAAPRSTSALMVLCVILGMLLCLALVALAVQAQRARAQCQGPSKDAASEVVYEELDYSLMPEYQEVPSSTGSLSQGSATKMADHPRDGTEENDLQVSPGRDTGTDVHDSPAQPQHSPSHGYDDAMTVPEVPPSLHTRDALVQTPEDMGYDDAGVRALATSL
- the LOC110391333 gene encoding antigen WC1.1-like isoform X3, with the translated sequence MMVPARVLGLLLCVQFCMGSEVLRLVDGGGRCAGRVEVKHKGEWGSVCSYDFDWDARGASVVCRQLGCGTVAHASPYAPFGQGKGRIWLHPVFCRGTEATLQDCPNFGWGNHFCGHEWDVGVICTEALELRLVDGRGPCEGRVEVKLRGRWGTVADDNWNMNDAEVVCQQLGCGSATDTKFTWRDSQFSSPLMLAYVNCNGNEKAIWDCSIKGWGPYSVPRDYNTSVECQGFSRLAGGDSACSGQLEVRQGRAWVSVCHGHVDLMAAQVICRELGCSTALPLPGTGHFGAAAGPFWDGAFECNGTEPLLSACTRRPSHIKNCTQPAAIICTPYTRFQLADGGSECTGRVEVEARGVWRPLCATAWDLHDAHVLCRHLGCGSAVSLPPPGQFGTGTGTLLHDAFSCRGSERHPGECPVEVLGQPPCPHGHTAAINCSGVTEPLRFHGGESQCDGRLEVAMRPGVWARVSVGMWDNGTATVACQELGCGVPEKIYAALATGSGPMELQELRCDGTEELLAHCNASGMTTKTSHSHEELAIACSGSRRLRLAGGPGRCAGRVEVYSRGTWGTICQDTWTLQDATVVCRQLGCGWALEAPGSERFGPGTGTLWLGAGGCSGMEDALWHCPAPLERGCKHGSSAGAVCSGLLDLRLTGESSRCSGYLEVLHEGTWGRVCANGTSPATATAVCHQLGCGTGGRLEAVPAQGSDPAWLSWVSCEEGARLLWHCPSAPWQLQECDPTGITHIACEEDTSDRSEATSPAPALTHSTAPLMAAPRSTSALMVLCVILGMLLCLALVALAVQAQRARAQCQGPSKDAASEVVYEELDYSLMPEYQEVPSSTGSLSQGSATKMADHPRDGTEENDLQVSPDSPAQPQHSPSHGYDDAMTVPEVPPSLHTRDALVQTPEDMGYDDAGVRALATSL
- the LOC110391333 gene encoding antigen WC1.1-like isoform X1, which encodes MMVPARVLGLLLCVQFCMGSEVLRLVDGGGRCAGRVEVKHKGEWGSVCSYDFDWDARGASVVCRQLGCGTVAHASPYAPFGQGKGRIWLHPVFCRGTEATLQDCPNFGWGNHFCGHEWDVGVICTEALELRLVDGRGPCEGRVEVKLRGRWGTVADDNWNMNDAEVVCQQLGCGSATDTKFTWRDSQFSSPLMLAYVNCNGNEKAIWDCSIKGWGPYSVPRDYNTSVECQGFSRLAGGDSACSGQLEVRQGRAWVSVCHGHVDLMAAQVICRELGCSTALPLPGTGHFGAAAGPFWDGAFECNGTEPLLSACTRRPSHIKNCTQPAAIICTPYTRFQLADGGSECTGRVEVEARGVWRPLCATAWDLHDAHVLCRHLGCGSAVSLPPPGQFGTGTGTLLHDAFSCRGSERHPGECPVEVLGQPPCPHGHTAAINCSGVTEPLRFHGGESQCDGRLEVAMRPGVWARVSVGMWDNGTATVACQELGCGVPEKIYAALATGSGPMELQELRCDGTEELLAHCNASGMTTKTSHSHEELAIACSGSRRLRLAGGPGRCAGRVEVYSRGTWGTICQDTWTLQDATVVCRQLGCGWALEAPGSERFGPGTGTLWLGAGGCSGMEDALWHCPAPLERGCKHGSSAGAVCSGLLDLRLTGESSRCSGYLEVLHEGTWGRVCANGTSPATATAVCHQLGCGTGGRLEAVPAQGSDPAWLSWVSCEEGARLLWHCPSAPWQLQECDPTGITHIACEEDTSDRSEATSPAPALTHSTAPLMAAPRSTSALMVLCVILGMLLCLALVALAVQAQRARAQCQGPSKDAASEVVYEELDYSLMPEYQEVPSSTGSLSQGSATKMADHPRDGTEENDLQVSPGRDTGTDVHGEDRKAPGIHLRGTQPNSADGEARARSPSWLCLHHRPLLVSNRLPCPAPAQPLAWL